A segment of the Leptolyngbya sp. NIES-3755 genome:
GAGCCACGATCGCATTTCCCTAATTCGTAGAAGCAAGTTTAGCGCATCCAGAAGCATTGGATCGATCGACGATTCAAACATGGGATTGTCATTAGAATTTAATCTTGTGGTGCTTCAATTACGAAAGATTAAGTTCAAGATTGAGATATGACCTCACCGAAGCCAAGTTTTTCTCGTGGACGTTTACCTTCTCCGCCTGCTGCGACATTGATGCTCTTGAGTGTTGTGATGTTGTCGGGCGCGATCGTGCTTGCCTGGTTCACGGGTCAGGGAACGATTAGTCGAATTTTTGAGCGATTGAATCGATTGCAGGAAAATCCACCGATGTGGATCGATGCTCCAATGCAACTCGGTAACTATTTCCTGTTTTGGACAGTTCTGCTGTTGCTGAGTATTGTGCTGATTACGAAAGTTTCTCCTCGTCCTCAAGCTTGGTCGCGGACGGTCGTAGTGGGAACGCTTTTAGTGCTGCTATTGAGATATCTAGTTTGGCGATCGCTGACCACTTTGAATCTTAGTACTCCGCTGAATGGTGTGTTTAGCTTAGGATTGTTCGCACTAGAGTTGCTGATGTTAGTTTCGAGTTTGATCCAGCTTGTCTTATTGTTGCGAGTGCGCGATCGACGAACTGAAGCAGATCAGCGATCGATTGCTGTGATCAATGGAACGTTTACACCTTCAGTTGATATTCTGATTCCGACTTACAATGAGCCAACTTTTATTTTGAGAAGAACAATCATCGGATGCCAAGCCCTGAACTATCCGAATAAGCGGGTTTATCTCTTGGATGATACGGGTCGATCGCAGGTAAAAGATCTCGCTGAAGAATTAGGTTGCTTCTACATTACTCGTCCAGATAATCGACATGCGAAAGCTGGCAATCTGAACAATGCTTTAACTCAAACGAATGGTGAACTGGTTGTTGTGTTTGATGCTGATTTCATTCCAACTAAAAACTTTCTCATTCGTACTGTAGGCTTTTTTCAGAATCCGAATGTCGCATTAGTTCAAACGCCACAAACCTTCTACAATCCTGATCCAATTGCTTACAACTTAGGTTTAGAAGACGTACTAACACCTGAAGAAGAAGTATTCTATCGTCAGATTCAACCGATTCGAGATGCAGCAGGTGGAGTTGTTTGTTCTGGAACATCATTTGTGGTTCGTCGATCGACCTTAAAAGCAACCGGAAATTTCTTCACTGAGTCATTGAGCGAAGACTACTTTACCGGAATCAAACTGGCTGCAAGTGGCTATGAATTGGTTTATCTCAATGAAAAACTAAGTGCAGGATTAGCGGCGGAAAACATCGCTTCACAGGCACTCCAGCGAATACGATGGGCACAGGGAACGTTGCAAGCGTTTTTCATTCAAGCAAATCCTTTAACGATTCCTGGATTGCGTCCGATTCAGCGGCTTGCTCACCTAGAAGGACTACTACATTGGTTCACAAGCCTTTCACGATTAGGATTTCTGCTTGTCCCTCCAGCTTATGCCTTTTTAGGTGTAATTCCAGTGAGAGCAAATATGGAAGAAACATTGTTCTACTTTGTTCCGTACTATCTCGCTCAGATCACGACTGCAAGCTGGCTCAATCATCGATCGCGTTCTGCATTGTTAGCTGATCTCTACTCACTGGTTCTTTGTTTTCCTTTAGCAATCACAGTGATGCAGACATTACTCAAGCCGTTTTCTAAAGGGTTCAAAGTCACGCCAAAGGGCAAAAAGAGCGATCGCTTTGTGTTTAATTGGCAGTTAGCAATCCCGCTGATTGTACTTTTTTGTATCAGCGCACTCAGTTTATGGATCAGTTTGGGTGTGTATACGATGACTGGAATGGCTGATGCAAGCACACCAGAGCAAACGATCGTACAATTCAAAGGCTATGGTTTGGGAGTGTTCTGGGCGGGCTACAATCTTGTCATGCTAGGGATTGCATTGTTAGTTCTGATTGATGCGCCTCGACCTTCACAGTATGAATGGTTTCAGCTTCATCGAACCGTTCGTTTAACAGTCAATCAGCAAGAATATTGGGGATCAACGATCGCACTTTCAGAAGTAGGTGCAGAAATTGTTGTTACTCAGAATGCTTTTCTCGATGCTCAACAGGTTCAAATCGAACTGATGGAAGAGCGGTTAAAAATCAAAGGAACTGCAACATTAATCGATCGAGATGCACTCAAATATTTGATTACTTTCGAGCCACTAAGCTTAAAGCAACATCGCTGTTTGGTTGAACTCTTATTTTGTCGTCCGGGACAGTGGAAAAGCCGTTGTGCACCTGGAGAACTACGATCGCTTTGGTTGCTCGTCCGAATCTTTCTTAAACCTCGAATCTTGGTCGATCGAGATCAAAGAGTTCATGCGATCGCAGTTTCTCAAAGCTGATCTGGAATTCCCCAAATCCGAACCGTTCGATCTTCACTTCCACTCACAATCAAAGATTGATCTTCATTCACTGCAACCGCAGTCACTAAACTTTGATGTCCCTGTAGCAGACAAACTTCCCGTCCTGCTTGCAAATCCCAGATTTTGACTGTATTCCGGCTGCCACTGATTAGATAGCGATCGTCATTTCGCGTCACTGATGCAATCTGTCTCAGTTTAATCTCAGTTGGATCAATCTCTTGCCCATTCCTCAAGCTCCAAGATTTGATCTGTCGTCTTGCACCTTGAATCGTGAAAATATCAGCTTCAGTATCAATCGAAATCGTGTAGACGAATGTATAAGCAGGAATTGTAAAAATGGTTTCTTCAGCCGCAACATCCCACACTTGAATCAGACCATCACGACTTGCGCTGATTGCAATTTGACGATCGAAGTATCTTAAATGCTGAGTTGCAACCGCGATCGCAGTAATTCCTGTGTTATGTCCTTTCAATGCTGCTAAACATTCAAATAATCGATAGTGTGGATAGTTCGCTAGTAACTCAGGATAAGGCTGTAATAACTTGTAAGCAACTTGCTGAACTGCGATCGCGGAATCATTCAAAGCTTGCACTAACAAATCCAATCCTGCTGGTATATGTTGAACTTGGTGCAATGCCGCAATTCGTTGATCAATACGATCGCTCTTGAATCGTTGTCGAATCCCGTCAATTCCGCCCAAGACGACACTTCCCATCATCGGACGGGCAGCATTGCCTAAGACAGCATCAAATTCGTTGGGGGAGTCGGACATATTCCTTGAATATGGTATATTTGAACTATGAGCGAATCGAGAAGTTTCTGTCACAATAGCGCACATGACTTCTAATCTGTCCCACTCTCATCAAGAAATTGTCGAGCAGCTTGATCTGATGTTACGTGCTCGATATCCGTTGATTTATCTCATCGGAGTCGAGGAAGAACCGATCGAGGAAGTTTTGCACGAAGTTTGCGATCGCGCTACTCGTGAACTCAGATGTTGGGACATTGTGCGCGGTTGGGACGATACCGGAGCCGATAAAGGAAGTGCGATCGCGGCTCTTGGAAGAATTGCCAAAGCTTCAAACGACAAATCTACTGTCTATGTGCTGCGCGATCTTCACCCGGTTCTGAAGTTCCCGCTACAAGCCAGCAATGTTCCGATCGTTCGTGAAATCAAAAACCTCGCTCGTGATTTAAAGCGCAGTCGCAAGACTCTAATTCTTACCAGTCATTCGCTCGATGTTCCGCAAGAATTCATCGAAGAAATGACTGTGATTGATTTTCCGCTACCGGACACGCAAGAGATTGATACTTTGATTTCACAGATTGTTGTACCTGAAAAGCTTAAACTCTCTCAATTAGGAAAAGAGCAATTGGTAAAAGCTTGTCAGGGATTGAGTCGAGCGCGAATTCAGCGAGTGTTGGCAAAAGCGATCGCTGCAAAACAACACATCAGCGAACAAGATATTGATAGTGTTCTCGAAGCTAAACGCCAAGCCATTCGCCAAACTGGGATTCTCGAATTCTTTACCACGCAAGAATCACTCAAAAGTGTGGGTGGATTAGACAATCTGAAAAAATGGGTACAAATGCGCCAAGATAGCTTTACCGAAGAAGCAAGGCGCTATGGCATTCCGAATCCGAAAGGGGTTCTACTCGCGGGAATTCAAGGAACGGGAAAATCACTCTCCGCAAAGACGATCGCGCATGAATGGCGTTTACCGTTATTGCGGCTCGATGCAGGTCGATTGTTCGGGGGACTGGTCGGAGAAAGTGAAAGTCGAGTCCGACAAATGATCCGAATTGTTGAAGCGATCGCGCCTTGTGTTCTCTGGATGGACGAAATCGATAAAGCATTTGGCAACATTAATGCAGGCATGGACGGAGACTCTGGAACGAGCCGCCGCGTATTTGGTAGCTTGATCACTTGGATGCAGGAAAAAACCAGTCCAGTCTTCATCGTCGCCACCGCAAACAATGTTCAAATTCTGCCTGCTGAACTTTTACGCAAAGGTCGCTTTGATGAAATTTTCTTTCTAAATTTGCCGACCGAACCAGAGCGGCGTGAAATCTTTAGAGTGCATCTCCAGCGGTTACGCCCTAGCCGACTGCGCGAGTTTGATCTTACTTTACTCGCTCGTCAAACCCAACAATTCAGCGGTGCAGAAATCGAACAAACCATCATTGATGGAATGCAACGCGCCTTTAGTCAAGGAAGTCTAGGCAATCGTCGGGACTTTACGACCGAAGACATTGTGCAAGCGATCGAAGAAACTGTTCCTTTAGCTGCGATCGCACGAGAGCAAATCGATGGCTTAAAAGAATGGGCGGCAAATTCGGGGGCGCGTCCCGCATCTCAGGATGTACAGTTGATCGAAGAGTTACGCGCCATTACTCGACAGCGTGGAATTGATTTTTAGAGGTAAATCCAATGTCACACTTTACAACAATCAAAGTTCAGATCAAAGATGGCGAAGTGCTGTGTGAAACCTTGCGCGAACTCGGTTACAAAGTGGAGCAAGATGCACTGGTACGAGGCTATCAAGCCGATAAAACAGAAGCAGAGTATGTGATTCGTCGATCGAATGGTTACGATCTTGGTTTTCGACGCGAAGGCGATGATCAGTATGTCTTGATTGCTGATTTTTGGGGAGCGCGAATCAATCAAACTCAATTTGTGAATGAGATCCAGCAGAAGTACGCTCATAAACAGCTACAGAAGACCGCAGCAGAACAGGGATATACGATCGAGGCTGAAGAAGTCCTAGAAGATGGAACCGTTCGAGTCGTGGTCGGTCGCTGGATTTAATCTTCAGTGAATCGATCGGCATTCAATCAAATCTGGGTCAATGATCTGTTAGCTCAACCCGCTTTAAGTCAGGCTTTAGAGGAAGTGACAGTTTCATTCTGTTGCTTCCTCATCAAACGCACTTTTGCATAAAATCAATCACTTGGTGGATAAATCCCGGTTTCGTCACGATCAGCACCGTAGAATCTGGCTCCAGAATCGTACTGCCGTTGGGAATCTCCAGATCCATGTGTGCATGAGGCTGATACCCAATAATCAATGAACCCTGTGGAAATCTTGGATCTTGAGCAACTTCCGCCACACTCCGACCCACCACACTACAACTCGGCGGAATCGAGAGTTTGAAGACCTCGATCTGACCTTGCTCGAAGTGCATCATCGATTCAACTTCTGGATATTCGATCACATTCACCATCGTTGAGACGGCAAGCTCGATCGCATTAATCACATGAGTCGCGCCCGCAAATCGATAGGGTGCTGCAAAATCTTTGTGCCGCATTCTCACCAAAATATTTGGGACACCGTAATGTTTCGCCAGCGTCACCATCGCCAAATTCAAGGCATCATCGCGGAGAACAGCCGCGATCGCATCCGCTTTGCGAATCCCAGCTTCGATCAGCACTTCAGTACTCACCGCACTGCCCTCGAATGCGATCACGCCCAATTGTTCTCGTGCATATCGACAGGCGGCAGGATCAACATCAATCATCGCCACCGTATGTCCCAATTCAATGAGACGCTGAGACAAACTCAATCCAATGAGACCTGCGCCCCCGATTAAAACGTACATAAATGCTCTGAATCTCGCTTTGTTCTAGCCTATAGCAAGATTCAAAGAATGTTAGTCGAGTTTGAGCGAATTGACAGGAACCTCGTCCCAAGAAGTCACTTGACGCATCCGAGCCACCCAACCTTGTTCTTTTTGGTTATCGGTTAGATTGGCTTCAAAGGATTCGTGACATTCTTGCGCTTGAGTTTCATCACAGCAAGCAATACAGGCATACATCAGCCCTGACGGATCAACTTGTTCATTTACCCAAATGGTCATGATCCTTTCCTCCAAAACCCTACTGAAAATTTTGCCATATTTACGATCAACGCGATCCCAGTTCAGAAAGGGCTTCTCCAGTCACGCGGCAAATTCGCCAGTCAGGAAGTACTGTTGCACCCATGCGTTGATAAAAGCCGATCGCACTTTCATTCCAGTCTAAAACGCTCCATTCTAATCGCCCACAGTCCCGCTCTACAGCAATTTCAGCCAATCGAGTCAGTAGCGCTTTTCCGATTCCTTGTCCTCGATATTCCGGTAGAACAAAGAGATCTTCAAGGTAAATTCCGGGCTTTGTGAGAAATGTTGAATAGTTGTGTAGAAATAGTGCGAAAGCGATCGGTTTATTTTCAACGACTGCCACGATCGCTTCTATGAAAGGCTTTGAGCCGAAGAGATGAGAATGAAGATTGTCGATCGAGCCTGTAACCTGATGAGACAATTTCTCGTATTGTGCCAAGGCTTGAATCAGAGAGAAAATTGCGGGCACATCAGCAGGCGTAGCAGGACGAATTTCAAACATTCCCTACAATGCTCCCGCTGCGGTCTTGTCCAAAACGCCACCTAAATGAGTAGTGATATTCATCGCCATCAACATCGGGGTTGCATCGCTTCCGTTGACATAATCGATCACGCTGACCGCACCATTTCCTTGTTTGAAATTCCAGAATGAGGCAGGGGTTAGACCTGAAACATAACAGAGAATCGCTTTGTTAATGGCATCGTGAGCCACCACGAGAATCGTTTCTCCCGGTTTTGCCGATTGTACGATCGCAGTCCATCCCTCGACCGCCCGATCCCAAACTTGCTGCAAATTCTCCCCTTCTGGCATTTGTACCGTTTCCGGTTTGCTTTGCCATTGGTGCAACAATCCTGGATAACCTGCTTCAATTTCAGATTCAAATTTGCCTTCCCAAAGTCCGTGACTGATCTCGCGCAAGTCATCTCGCAGCTTCAGTTCAATTTCTGGATGATATTTGAGAATGATTTCTGCGGTTTCTTTGGGTCGTGCCATTGAACTACTCACAGCCGAATCAATCTGCACCGATTTGAGAAATTCAGCGGCTTGACCTGCTTGCACTCGTCCATTGTCATTCAGCGGCACATCAATTTGACCCTGAAATCGTCCCTGTCGATTCCATTCAGTCTCACCATGTCGCACTAAAAGAAGACGTGCACCTTTCTGATTCGGTCTCGGTTTGGGAATGGTTTCGCCTAGATGTGAGGTGACGTTCAGCGATTCGATTTGCACTTGATCCCCGAAATCACCAGAGAAGTTCAATACACTGATCCCACAATTGGAAATATGGAAGCGTTGATAATCTGCGGGATCAAGCCCGATCGCAGTATTGATCAATGCTCGATTAATCCCACTGTGCGCGACGATTAGAATCGTTTGATCCTGGTGTTGGGGAATCAGCGATCGCCAAAATCGTTCTGCCTGTTGATACAAATCCAACACTGGAGCGAGTTCACCGCCATCTGGCAAAGTCATTTTCACCTTATGCGGCTCAGAATGCCAGTGAGCATACATTTCTGGATACTTCTCTGCCACTTCGGTAAACAGCATTCCTTCCCAAAGCAGGATATTGATCTCTTTCAAATTATCTGTGGTTTGCAGTGAAGGCGGATTGTCTAAACCATTGAGAATAATTTCAGCCGTCCGTTTTGCTCGTCGTAAGGGACTGCTATAAACCGCATCAAACTTCAAATCTTTTAGAGCCGTTGCAACTTGGGCTGCCATCTTTTCGCCCTTCTCGGTCAGCGTCGAGAGATCACAATGCCCCTGTGCCCGTTTTTCAACGTTGTAGCTGCTTTCACCGTGGCGCACAAGAATTACACGAGTCGTCATAGAAAATGTTTAGGGCAAAAAGTCAGCCTGATTTTAGCGTGTTCAGGTTGCCAAAGTTTAGAAGAGTTGGAGGTGTGGGGTGTGGGGTGCGGGGTGTGGGGTTGTGAGCGATCAATCTTTCTTACCTTCGCACCTCGTACCTCATCCCTCACACCTGCCATAAAATAGCGAGGAGACGTTTTAAGAAACTGGCATGACACCGAAGCGGATTTTATTGTGGGGACTGACCTTAGTAGCGATCGTAGCGATCGCATTAGATCTCATCAGCAGTTGGAATCAACCCCAATTCCAAAGCCGATTAGAACTATCACAAACCGATCTCTTGCTTCAGGCAGCCCAGTATCAGGGTGAATCGAAGATTTTGAGTGAAGAAAATCCTCAGAAAACAGCATTAGAGGCGTATCAAGAAACGCGATCGTCAGTCGAAAAAGCAATTTCTTCAGCCCAATCCCAAATCGAAGCAAGTCCCGCTCCGGATAGTGCAAAACCGCTCAGCGTAGAACTGGCAAAACAGACCACTTTGCGCGATGAACTTGATGTGCGAATTGGAATTCTCCAAGCTCAGCAAAATCAAGTCGATGCTGCTTTGAAGAGTTGGGCGAATGTGACTGGAACGCAATCTAACACACAGCCTAATTCACCTCGAACTGTGACCAGTCGCAATCTTCGATCGACCGCTGCAACTTTAACCGCACTTTGGCAAAATACATTACCGCCCAGAGCCGAAGCGCTCTTAAAACAGAATCTCACAGGCTGGTTTCGCAATCGTGGATTAGAAAAGCTTTATACCTTGGAACAGCGATCGGATGCGTTGAATGAGCTTCGCACCGCAGAACAGCAAGCCGCTCAACAAGCATTCGTGAAATGGATTAGCGCAAATGCAATTCCGACGATCGCAGTTCTTCTTGGTTTCGGAGTATTGCTTTTCGTCGGTGGACAATGGTTGTTTAATCGAAAAAACTCGTTACTTGTCGGAACAAATTCAATTCGATGGACAGTTCCTTGGGATTATGAAATCACCTGGCAAGTTTTGGTCGTTGGATTTTTTGCGGTTGGGCAGATTCTAATCGGTGTTGTGATCGTGCCGCTCTCATTATCGATCGCGAAAGCTTTGTTTCAAGTTGATCCTGCAACTTTTACGACTCGCGATCGAGCATTCTTCGCCCTCTTCACTTACATTCTCTTAGCAGCAGGCGGACTAGGTGTTCTCTACTACTCAATTCGTAGATACTTGCCCCTCGAAAATAATTGGTTTCGCTTCAATCTCAGAGGTCGATGGTTCCTTTGGGGCTTAGGTGGATATGTCGCAGCTTACCCTTTAGTCGCGGGAATTTCTTGGATCAATGACAAAATTTGGCAAGGTCGAGGTGGCAGTAATCCATTGTTGTCGATCGCACTTGAAGGACGAGACACGATCGCGATTATTCTTTTCTTCGTGACGGCAGCGATCGCGGCTCCATTGTTTGAAGAGACATTCTTTCGCGGATTTCTCTTACCGTCATTGACTCGCTATTTCAGTACATGGCAAGCGATCGTCATTAGTGGACTCATTTTCGCGATCGTTCACCTGAGCTTGTCCGAAGTGCTACCGTTAACCGTTCTCGGAATCATCTTAGGATTCGTCTACACCCGAACTCAAAATCTCATGGCTTCTGTGCTACTCCACGCCCTCTGGAACAGTGGAACTTTGGCAGCATTATTCCTACTCGGTAGTGCCGCAGGTTAGACACATCAGAGCGAGAAGGATTGCTAAGATTCGAGAAGCTTCCCTACTTCTTCATAATGCTGAAACGCCTTAATCGCTCTGGGTTTGGTCTACTTTCTCGATTTCTACAATTTTTCCGCTATCTCAACCTCA
Coding sequences within it:
- a CDS encoding cellulose synthase (similar to AA sequence:cyanobase_aa:LBDG_56490), which encodes MTSPKPSFSRGRLPSPPAATLMLLSVVMLSGAIVLAWFTGQGTISRIFERLNRLQENPPMWIDAPMQLGNYFLFWTVLLLLSIVLITKVSPRPQAWSRTVVVGTLLVLLLRYLVWRSLTTLNLSTPLNGVFSLGLFALELLMLVSSLIQLVLLLRVRDRRTEADQRSIAVINGTFTPSVDILIPTYNEPTFILRRTIIGCQALNYPNKRVYLLDDTGRSQVKDLAEELGCFYITRPDNRHAKAGNLNNALTQTNGELVVVFDADFIPTKNFLIRTVGFFQNPNVALVQTPQTFYNPDPIAYNLGLEDVLTPEEEVFYRQIQPIRDAAGGVVCSGTSFVVRRSTLKATGNFFTESLSEDYFTGIKLAASGYELVYLNEKLSAGLAAENIASQALQRIRWAQGTLQAFFIQANPLTIPGLRPIQRLAHLEGLLHWFTSLSRLGFLLVPPAYAFLGVIPVRANMEETLFYFVPYYLAQITTASWLNHRSRSALLADLYSLVLCFPLAITVMQTLLKPFSKGFKVTPKGKKSDRFVFNWQLAIPLIVLFCISALSLWISLGVYTMTGMADASTPEQTIVQFKGYGLGVFWAGYNLVMLGIALLVLIDAPRPSQYEWFQLHRTVRLTVNQQEYWGSTIALSEVGAEIVVTQNAFLDAQQVQIELMEERLKIKGTATLIDRDALKYLITFEPLSLKQHRCLVELLFCRPGQWKSRCAPGELRSLWLLVRIFLKPRILVDRDQRVHAIAVSQS
- a CDS encoding protein kinase (similar to AA sequence:cyanobase_aa:Npun_R1546) → MSDSPNEFDAVLGNAARPMMGSVVLGGIDGIRQRFKSDRIDQRIAALHQVQHIPAGLDLLVQALNDSAIAVQQVAYKLLQPYPELLANYPHYRLFECLAALKGHNTGITAIAVATQHLRYFDRQIAISASRDGLIQVWDVAAEETIFTIPAYTFVYTISIDTEADIFTIQGARRQIKSWSLRNGQEIDPTEIKLRQIASVTRNDDRYLISGSRNTVKIWDLQAGREVCLLQGHQSLVTAVAVNEDQSLIVSGSEDRTVRIWGIPDQL
- a CDS encoding AAA ATPase central domain protein (similar to AA sequence:cyanobase_aa:Cyan7425_4098), which codes for MTSNLSHSHQEIVEQLDLMLRARYPLIYLIGVEEEPIEEVLHEVCDRATRELRCWDIVRGWDDTGADKGSAIAALGRIAKASNDKSTVYVLRDLHPVLKFPLQASNVPIVREIKNLARDLKRSRKTLILTSHSLDVPQEFIEEMTVIDFPLPDTQEIDTLISQIVVPEKLKLSQLGKEQLVKACQGLSRARIQRVLAKAIAAKQHISEQDIDSVLEAKRQAIRQTGILEFFTTQESLKSVGGLDNLKKWVQMRQDSFTEEARRYGIPNPKGVLLAGIQGTGKSLSAKTIAHEWRLPLLRLDAGRLFGGLVGESESRVRQMIRIVEAIAPCVLWMDEIDKAFGNINAGMDGDSGTSRRVFGSLITWMQEKTSPVFIVATANNVQILPAELLRKGRFDEIFFLNLPTEPERREIFRVHLQRLRPSRLREFDLTLLARQTQQFSGAEIEQTIIDGMQRAFSQGSLGNRRDFTTEDIVQAIEETVPLAAIAREQIDGLKEWAANSGARPASQDVQLIEELRAITRQRGIDF
- a CDS encoding hypothetical protein (similar to AA sequence:cyanobase_aa:CYB_1143), whose protein sequence is MSHFTTIKVQIKDGEVLCETLRELGYKVEQDALVRGYQADKTEAEYVIRRSNGYDLGFRREGDDQYVLIADFWGARINQTQFVNEIQQKYAHKQLQKTAAEQGYTIEAEEVLEDGTVRVVVGRWI
- a CDS encoding TrkA protein-N domain-containing protein (similar to AA sequence:cyanobase_aa:LBDG_03220), translating into MYVLIGGAGLIGLSLSQRLIELGHTVAMIDVDPAACRYAREQLGVIAFEGSAVSTEVLIEAGIRKADAIAAVLRDDALNLAMVTLAKHYGVPNILVRMRHKDFAAPYRFAGATHVINAIELAVSTMVNVIEYPEVESMMHFEQGQIEVFKLSIPPSCSVVGRSVAEVAQDPRFPQGSLIIGYQPHAHMDLEIPNGSTILEPDSTVLIVTKPGFIHQVIDFMQKCV
- a CDS encoding hypothetical protein (hypothetical protein MicvaDRAFT_0964;~similar to AA sequence:cyanobase_aa:LBDG_03230), with product MTIWVNEQVDPSGLMYACIACCDETQAQECHESFEANLTDNQKEQGWVARMRQVTSWDEVPVNSLKLD
- a CDS encoding acetyltransferase, GNAT family (similar to AA sequence:cyanobase_aa:LBDG_03240), encoding MFEIRPATPADVPAIFSLIQALAQYEKLSHQVTGSIDNLHSHLFGSKPFIEAIVAVVENKPIAFALFLHNYSTFLTKPGIYLEDLFVLPEYRGQGIGKALLTRLAEIAVERDCGRLEWSVLDWNESAIGFYQRMGATVLPDWRICRVTGEALSELGSR
- a CDS encoding phosphoglycerate/bisphosphoglycerate mutase (similar to AA sequence:cyanobase_aa:LBDG_06440), with the protein product MTTRVILVRHGESSYNVEKRAQGHCDLSTLTEKGEKMAAQVATALKDLKFDAVYSSPLRRAKRTAEIILNGLDNPPSLQTTDNLKEINILLWEGMLFTEVAEKYPEMYAHWHSEPHKVKMTLPDGGELAPVLDLYQQAERFWRSLIPQHQDQTILIVAHSGINRALINTAIGLDPADYQRFHISNCGISVLNFSGDFGDQVQIESLNVTSHLGETIPKPRPNQKGARLLLVRHGETEWNRQGRFQGQIDVPLNDNGRVQAGQAAEFLKSVQIDSAVSSSMARPKETAEIILKYHPEIELKLRDDLREISHGLWEGKFESEIEAGYPGLLHQWQSKPETVQMPEGENLQQVWDRAVEGWTAIVQSAKPGETILVVAHDAINKAILCYVSGLTPASFWNFKQGNGAVSVIDYVNGSDATPMLMAMNITTHLGGVLDKTAAGAL
- a CDS encoding abortive infection protein (similar to AA sequence:cyanobase_aa:LBDG_29610); this encodes MTPKRILLWGLTLVAIVAIALDLISSWNQPQFQSRLELSQTDLLLQAAQYQGESKILSEENPQKTALEAYQETRSSVEKAISSAQSQIEASPAPDSAKPLSVELAKQTTLRDELDVRIGILQAQQNQVDAALKSWANVTGTQSNTQPNSPRTVTSRNLRSTAATLTALWQNTLPPRAEALLKQNLTGWFRNRGLEKLYTLEQRSDALNELRTAEQQAAQQAFVKWISANAIPTIAVLLGFGVLLFVGGQWLFNRKNSLLVGTNSIRWTVPWDYEITWQVLVVGFFAVGQILIGVVIVPLSLSIAKALFQVDPATFTTRDRAFFALFTYILLAAGGLGVLYYSIRRYLPLENNWFRFNLRGRWFLWGLGGYVAAYPLVAGISWINDKIWQGRGGSNPLLSIALEGRDTIAIILFFVTAAIAAPLFEETFFRGFLLPSLTRYFSTWQAIVISGLIFAIVHLSLSEVLPLTVLGIILGFVYTRTQNLMASVLLHALWNSGTLAALFLLGSAAG